Below is a window of Arabidopsis thaliana chromosome 2, partial sequence DNA.
ATGAGTATATGGTTCAGAAATTTAAGGAGTATTTGGGACGTTGCTTTTCCATGAAAGACTTAGGCAagctcaaatattttcttggcATTGAAGTAAGTCGTGGGCCTGATGGTATTTTCTTGTCTCAACGAAAATATGCCCTTGATATAATTTCTGAGAGTTGCACTCTAGGAGCGAGACCGGCATATACTCCGTTCATGTATTGTCCCAATTTATGCAAGCTCCTAGGGAAGCTCATTTGGAGGCTGCGATGCGCATAGTTCGTTACTTGAAGGGTTCACCGGGTCAGGGCATTTTGCTGAGTGCTAATAAGGATTTGACTCTCGAGGTTTATTGTGATTCGGATTTTCAATCTTGTCCCTTGACTCGACGTTCACTTAGTGCGTATGTGGTTCTGCTTGGTGGCTCGCCTATTTCTTggaaaaccaagaaacaagacACGGTTTCTCACTCGTCTGCGGAAGCAGAGTATAGAGCAATGTCGGTTGCTCTCAAAGAGATCAAATGGCTTAACAAGTTGTTAAAAGAATTAGGTATCACACTCGCTGCGCCTACTCGTTTGTTTTGTGATAGTAAGGCTGCTATATCTATTGCAGCAAACCCCGTCTTTCACGAGCGTACGAAGCATATTGAAAGGGATTGTCACTCAGTTCGCGATGCGGTTCGTGATGGCATTATAACAACACATCATGTTAGGACCTCGGAGCAACTAGCTGATATTTTCACTAAGGCTCTTGGTCGTAATCAATTCATTTATCTTATGTCCAAGTTGGGTATTCAGAATCTTCACACTCCAACCTGAGGGGGAGTATTGGGGATAGAGTAGAATCTCTTGTGATATATTTTGTGACAGAGTTATGTCCTATAATTTAGGGATTCGAGTTTATTTTATACGATGACTCTCTTGTATAAATATCACACTTTGTGAATCAATAAACTCAAGTTAGTGCAATACCTAATTCTACACAAataattttctctctctctgaaagttttagagagagaaaaaaatcttttgtgTGAACTTTAATTTAAGGTTAATGATTTTTGAGGcacaaaaaaactcatttctcaaaactcaaaagtattGCTTCAGGCAACATGATACGAAATAACACTAtcttaaattagaaaaataatgcCAAGATTAAACTAAAAGTACATAAACAATGCAAatgataaactaaaaataagaacttaaacatTTAATAATCCGGTAGGTCGCTTGTGGATCCACTAATAATGAtgcttaaataaaaatgtattaatCATTCGATCTTCTATTTATGTGttgtaataaaatttaatttttaataatatggTTTTATTaggtatttttaaaaaaaaaacttagtggatagaatttgtaaactttataaataaaagaatatgtgaagaattaaaacaaaatattaaaatagaatattttaaagcaaaaaaagagcAAACCTCTGCTCGATTTTTATGGCACTCTATATTTAGATGAAGAAATAGAGTTAACAATTTGAGATAGTCTAAGAGTTGGGAAACGAAGAGATGTTGTAATGGCAAAAACCACACAACTTTCCTGTAGGAAAATTCTtgattttaaggtttttggGCAAAATAATtctattcaataaaaaaattgttttgatggaaaaacaatattttgtgACTTTGGCGGAAACCCGAAATTCTgcgattttttattttgacgAAAAGGATCTGTAATTTGTGATTTCTAAGGAAAATATTAATCCAAAATCCTGGTGCAAATTCGttgttttttaagaatataaaacattaatcTATCGAAACTCACATGATTTGAGTTATGATTGTATATGAGgatattttaaacatttacaatttttggaagaatcatattcatatgaaTTGACAATTTAAACTCAtcgctttttatttttggatgaGTAACAAATGCATCTAGCTACCATATCTAGATAGATGTCTTTAATTGTGTTAAAACAGACATCATTTGGTATCTTCATCTTGGTGACGCAGTTCTAACATCACCAAAATCTTCCTCTTGACTAGATAAAAACACATGATGATTTAGTTTTACTTATTCCTTCTCTCTACACTACTCTTTCATCAAGATGTGTTGTTATTGCAACTCTCATCATATCGATACATGTTGAGAGATTGATCGCTTATTTTCtcctgaaaaacaaaagaaaagaggaaaaataaaaggttTAGTAATGAAGACATGTTTCATATAATCTTGAGTGAAAAAGCTTTATTTTCTGTCATGTATTTACTTTGATTGAAGTTGTAGATGCTAGACTATCAACTTGGCTATTATTCTGGCTGCTTTACGACGAAGGACGCGTGATAGACATGTTTTCTTCTGCTAAATTCATGAGCCTTTTCAGCCCAGGCAACACAACCGTTCCCAAGTCAGGTCTATCTTTCCGTCTTAACTCTGCGCATTGTAAACCGATTTTTGCTAATATTAAAGCCTCTTCAATTGGCCAATCAGTAACAAGAGGGTCAAGTATCTTGGCAAAATTTCCTTCCTCAATTGCTTTCTCAACTTGATTTGTCAAACCCATTGGTGTCTTTGCTGTAAGTATTTGCAAGAGCACAATCCCAAATGAGTATATGTCTGATTTGGTTCCAAGCATACCAGTTTGCTGGTATTCTGGATCAATGTAACACAATGTTCCAGCAGTGGATGTCATTCTATAATGCGTTGCGATGTCATCAATTGTGGGAGGGACAAGCCTAGCCAACCCAACATCAGAAATCTTGCTGACCATGTGCTGGTCAAGTAATATGTTAGCTGGTTTCAAGTCGCGGTGCACTAGTGGCTCTGGCTTTAGCTGGTGAAGGAAATTAAGGCTAGTGGCGATTTCAGCTGCAATGCGGAATCTTAGCTGCCAAGAAAGCACTGGAGAGTTTCCTCGTCTAAGGAGACAATCGTCTAAGCTACCATTGGACATGTATTCGTAGACTAAACATCCGTATTCCGCACAGGCTCCAAGGAGCAGAACCATATTAGGATGTCTTATACATGTCAAGACTTCCACTTCTTGCTGGAACTGTGATCTTCCTTGTGTTGCATCCGGTCTCACAACTTTTATCGCCACTGGTGTGTAATCTAGAGTACCCTTGTAAACTGTTCCATAACTGCCTTCTCCAATCTTATGACTATCTGAGAATTTTGTTGTTCCTTGTTCAATCTCCTCAATTGTGTATTTCCTATACATTCTATTACTATGAGGTAAAGCATGCATTGCTTTATTTTCATGCTCTACTTCTCGTAGAGCCGCCGTTTcgatttgctttcttttttgagcTTCGGTTTCAGCCATTCTATGAGCGGCTTCTAATGCTTCCATGGCTGCTCTACTCTTTGCCTTCTCATTCTCTGCTATTGCCATTGCTGCTTCTTTGGCAAGTATTGCTTCTTCTAGTTTatgtttcctttcttctttccatttGTGTAACTCAATAGTCTGACAAAAACATAGATTCATATcttaatatcataaaaacGGATGATTAttttaagtatatatgtatatgtatgtatgtagtTATACCGTCTTCTTAGCTGCGATTGCTTCTTTGCATGCACTATTATACATGTCCATTGTATACTTAAGTTCTAGTTTTAGCCTTCTCATCTCAGATTCTACATCATCCTGTGAGAATTTATAGAGTAATcaagaaatattaattaaggcagaaaaaatttgattagtaaattatttttattaatttaccTGGCTATACATTGACAATGATGAGAGTCTCCCACTTTCTTGGGAGCTTGTGGAGAATGCAGAATAAGAAGAACACAAATCTATGGACTGTTTTTCAGATGAGCTTGAGGATGTAGCATAGTTGGATCGATTGTCTTCAAACCAATCCATGCTTGGCCTATCACTACTCACAAAGGATAAGTCTGAGTCCGACACTAAGGCCTGGTATGTCCCTTGATCATATTCTTTTCTCAAATATGGAGACCTATTCATATTATTATCACTCAGTTGCATgcaaaagaatataaaatatcaCAAGCATGTTGGTAAATTATCAGGAAAACATACTTGATCTCGATCTCGTCTTGTATACTTTGCACTGATTGAAGCCTTCTCTGAGCTCTAGGactgaagttgttgttgttggcatTACTTGACCGAGCTGGTAATTGTGGACGTATTGTGCAAAGTGGAGGAGGTGAAGAGGTAGCTGATCTAACGGACGAAATTTTACCTTTAGAGATTGCATAAACTGTACAGAAATTGGGTGCTCCTTTTATCACTGCGTTTGTAACATCTACCGCTTTTAACCGCCTATCGCAACAccacatacacacacatttACTTAATATAAGACATGTTTTTATATTGACAAAGAAGAGTAATAACATGAAGAAATCTTCTTACTTTAAAAGAGTTATCTTAGATGCACCGAGTACTAGAATATCGATTGCATTCTCTTGTACATACTCTATGATTCCTTCTGCAGCATCAACGTTCTCCAATACTACCTCTTCACAATTTATCTGTCAACAATACTCTCAatctttaacatttttgaCCAAAACACCTCCTTTCTAATTACTAATTAACGAATAAATTGACCTAATgatatgaagaaaaatgtgtGTGGTTAGGTGATAGTTTCGATAGGCAATGTTTTAATGTAAAAATCGCGATAATACTTTTAACAAATTGATGAAGTTAGACGCAAAACTCACGTCTTTCCTAGTGCAGAAACATCGGAATGGAAGAAACAGTTCCTTAACGTCATCTCCAGACTTATTTGGTTGAGTCCCTACATCAACATTATGATGTTTAATTCAAGGTAAATTGAAACGAAGTTGACTAGAATATGTAACAATGAGCTTTAAGGGGATACCATTATTAGCAAGGGTTTGCTTGACTTTAACATGAATAAGAGTTAGAGTCTCTCCTGGTGTCAAAAGATTATCAACAGCCCATTTCAATGCAGCCTGACTTCCTTTGTCTCGATCAATCGCAATTGCAACGCTTTCGTCTCTTCGCTCACCATCTACCATCTTCACCATTTCTAAAAACTCTTGCCAAAAAAACAGGATTTTaacaatttgtttataaatgcAAAATTGTGGGTTACAAAGGCGTTGAAAACATATGCCAATATTAGCAAATAGGCAAGATGCAAGGTTTTCAACTCTCTTTTCGGTTATGTTTTGTTGCCTTCCATCGTGTCTTCTCGAGTTTTCTTTTAGGAAATATTGTTATCTTATAACTGAAGTAATATTTTGCATGCATATCTCTATCTGTATTTGGTGGTAACTTATAATtgtaataaaattatacacaTCTTTAGCATTTATAtgctttctattttttatctAGTTCTTAAACCaacatgtatataataaaatttctataaatagTATTCTTATATGTAACCAGTTGAGGTTGTATAAAATGTTTAAGCATTAGatagattaagaaaatttatcaatttgtTGGTCATAGTATTCTGAACAACATAGtataaaattcatattaaGTAAAAGCATTATATATTATGCATgcatgatttttattttcaaaatttaatgattAACTAGATAttgacccgcggtacaccgtgGGTGGATATGTTCATTGAAAAGTTATAGgtattttcttataagaattattatttgtatatgaataatatattgttgatatataatttttatctatCTAAAGCTTGGGTAATTCATGTTTATATTCTCatatttgttgtatattaGATTAATGTTAAAATTCAGTATTGTTTTGTGGTTTGGGTTTGTTAGAGGTAATAAAGATCTAAAACTTGTATTATTTAGGGATTGATCCACGGTACACCGTGggttgatatttttgttagaaaattaaagatttttactttaattaatattatttatatataaataacatattcaaGAGGTACATCATAGACCTatacttttattaaataaaaattgaattttgttttgaagatgaTCTATAGATacatgctattttttttttatgtatgataCTATGATACACCTCATGACgatttttataactattttatttttgaaaatttaagttatatttactttgataaaaaagtttgaatgtttaaaattctataattgtatttttgaCTGTTAATTTTAGGATTTCGTATATAGTATATCATTTTGTCATATTGATCCAAACCAATCCCACAATATAACCAACCTCGTCCCGTAcaattaaacatcattttatcattttcttatgaaatttgaatatttataatattggaaactttcaaaaaagttttaatatcGATCCAAACTTTACAATTGTATATTGATTGTTAAATCTAGcatttcacccgtagtatatCGTccaatattaatatttataatatttaaatttcttataaagttcaaatatttacaaaatttaaactttataaaattttcaaaatcattaatatttaaaatttttaataaattttaac
It encodes the following:
- a CDS encoding kinase with adenine nucleotide alpha hydrolases-like domain-containing protein (Protein kinase protein with adenine nucleotide alpha hydrolases-like domain; FUNCTIONS IN: protein serine/threonine kinase activity, protein kinase activity, kinase activity, ATP binding; INVOLVED IN: pollen tube growth; EXPRESSED IN: pollen tube; EXPRESSED DURING: M germinated pollen stage; CONTAINS InterPro DOMAIN/s: UspA (InterPro:IPR006016), Protein kinase, ATP binding site (InterPro:IPR017441), Serine/threonine-protein kinase domain (InterPro:IPR002290), Serine/threonine-protein kinase-like domain (InterPro:IPR017442), Protein kinase-like domain (InterPro:IPR011009), Serine/threonine-protein kinase, active site (InterPro:IPR008271), Rossmann-like alpha/beta/alpha sandwich fold (InterPro:IPR014729), Protein kinase, catalytic domain (InterPro:IPR000719), Tyrosine-protein kinase, catalytic domain (InterPro:IPR020635); BEST Arabidopsis thaliana protein match is: Protein kinase protein with adenine nucleotide alpha hydrolases-like domain (TAIR:AT5G35380.1); Has 35333 Blast hits to 34131 proteins in 2444 species: Archae - 798; Bacteria - 22429; Metazoa - 974; Fungi - 991; Plants - 531; Viruses - 0; Other Eukaryotes - 9610 (source: NCBI BLink).); this encodes MVKMVDGERRDESVAIAIDRDKGSQAALKWAVDNLLTPGETLTLIHVKVKQTLANNGTQPNKSGDDVKELFLPFRCFCTRKDINCEEVVLENVDAAEGIIEYVQENAIDILVLGASKITLLKRLKAVDVTNAVIKGAPNFCTVYAISKGKISSVRSATSSPPPLCTIRPQLPARSSNANNNNFSPRAQRRLQSVQSIQDEIEIKSPYLRKEYDQGTYQALVSDSDLSFVSSDRPSMDWFEDNRSNYATSSSSSEKQSIDLCSSYSAFSTSSQESGRLSSLSMYSQDDVESEMRRLKLELKYTMDMYNSACKEAIAAKKTTIELHKWKEERKHKLEEAILAKEAAMAIAENEKAKSRAAMEALEAAHRMAETEAQKRKQIETAALREVEHENKAMHALPHSNRMYRKYTIEEIEQGTTKFSDSHKIGEGSYGTVYKGTLDYTPVAIKVVRPDATQGRSQFQQEVEVLTCIRHPNMVLLLGACAEYGCLVYEYMSNGSLDDCLLRRGNSPVLSWQLRFRIAAEIATSLNFLHQLKPEPLVHRDLKPANILLDQHMVSKISDVGLARLVPPTIDDIATHYRMTSTAGTLCYIDPEYQQTGMLGTKSDIYSFGIVLLQILTAKTPMGLTNQVEKAIEEGNFAKILDPLVTDWPIEEALILAKIGLQCAELRRKDRPDLGTVVLPGLKRLMNLAEENMSITRPSS